The Capsicum annuum cultivar UCD-10X-F1 chromosome 3, UCD10Xv1.1, whole genome shotgun sequence genomic sequence GTTGCTCTAATATTTGGGTTAAATTATCGAGTCAAATAAAAATGTGAGATATTTATGCACATATAGAGATAAAAATTGCATCTAGACGTTTATTTGCATTAAGTCGTGCTAAGTTATTCATAATTATATGGACGATAGagataaaaatacatgttaattaGTTACAGTaagttattaaaatttataagaaGATATCATGTATCAATTTATTGACTCGATATAAATATCGAGTGCATATAAAATTTCGCAGAGAAggaaaaattgttattttaataaaaaatttataaaatagatttagaaaaaaaaaatgaaaaataaacaaTAGAGACGTGCAAGTAGACAGTCCCCGCAATTGGCGCATAATTTAGGCGTAAGAGCCAATTTTCAAAATAtgccaaataaatataaataacaataCATCGAGTGTAATCTACAAGTAGAGTCAGAAAAAGGTGATATTTAATTTATAAGCGAAGTCGGAAAAAGATAACATTTACTCTGACATTACCTGTCTTGAATGGTAGCGATGCCTGTTTCTAATATATCCTcgactcaaaaaaaataaaaaatttgcaacatcactaaattaaaatataaacaaaaaaatatatataatacaatacaaCAATTTTGTCTTCAATGAATTAGCGATAAAATTAGAATGGTAAGAAAATATGTCTATAGAAAAAGTACATATCCATCTATCATCAACCAAATGCtactacaaaatattttacaaaGTGCCTCTCCAATTCTTGTATTAAGATTAAGAATTccataaaggaaaagaaaaaaaattaaactagtaataataataataataacaataataatcagaATCAGCCAAATTAATCACTAAATAGGATCaagaatttgaaaaagaaaaatatctcttttttctttttcttcttcaagaatcgaATAGCGAAATCTGATCTGAATAGATTTTAATCGCGAATTTTCGCTCTCTATATACAGAAGCCTCTCTCATTTGGGGCCTCAAATAAATGCATCAATTTTTACTGGGCTTTTTTGGGGTCATAGTTCAACTTTCATTTGAGAATTAGGAATATTACCTGcattcaataaagaaaaaaaataattaaaactcttTGTATAAATATTTCGCAGTTGTGTTTTATTAAGCGAGTTTAACTTTTCCATACTgacaatataaaaaattattcatactATCAAATCATTTATAAGATACGCAAAAAATAAGACATGTTATCTATTACAATCgattaaaataatttgattatataaattaCTAATTTTACTAACCAGGAAAACTCTGGTTCTGATTTTGGCCAAATCCCATTTGAACAACACTATTGAGATCATCCTCAAAAAATGTAGGGACctgaaaaaacaaaattaaagcttCATTTagaattttacaaatttttaataattttgtattCTGCTCCGATCCTCCAAAAATGTCATTCTAACAATTTGGATGATCTAACATGGttgcaataatatttttgaagaatcagAGCGATACtacataaatttattattacCTGAGGGGTAGGTTCAACAAAACCATCTAGAGGAGGCAATTGCATATTTGAATTTCTCATCAAATTGTTATTCAATGAGTTAATTGGGAAGGGAAAGTCTGttcctttttgaaaattttggtttGGTTGAGATTGAAATCCATATGGAAATGCTTGTGTTGAATTTTCTGATTGATACATCATGTTATGTGCCAATGATCCCCTAGATTGGAACATctgaaaaaatatacaaaaagaaaaaaaaatcataaattttcaaGATACATAGAGGTATATCGTTCACACTCTTCAAAAATGTGGTGTCGGATTCTCCAGAAGTATGTACATTCTTAAGGGATTTGACATGAATGCAACAACATTTCTAGAGAGTTAGAGGGAGTAGCAATTAATGTCATCAGGTACATGTCGGATTCTGCAGAAGTATGTACATTTTTAAAGGATTCGACACGAATGCAACAACATTTCTGGAGAATCTGAGCAAGTAGCAACTAATGTCATCAGGTACATGTTGGATCTTCCAAAAGTATGTATATTTCTAGAGGATTCGACACCAATGCAACAATATTTCTGGAGAGTCCAAGCAACTAATGTCATCAGGTACATATCAAATCCTCAAAAAATACTACATTTTTAAGGGATTCGACATGAATGCAACAACATTTCTGGAGAGTCTGAGCAAGTAGCAACTAATGTCATCAGGTTCATGTCGGATCTTCCAAAAGTATGTATATTTTTAGAGGATTCGAAATGAATGCAACAATATTtctggagagtccgagcaactaaTGTCATCAGGTAGTATTTTAAAAGGATTCGACATGAATGCAACAACATTTCTGGAGAGTCCAAGCAAGTAGCAACTAATGTCATCAGGTTCATGTCGAATCCTCCAGAAGTACTATATTTTTAGAGGATTCGATATGAATGCAACATTACTTCTAGAGAGCCTGAGCAAGTAGCAACTAATGTCATCAGGTACATGTCGGATCGATCCTCCAAAAgtactatatttttaaaaaatttgacacAAAAGCAATAACATTTCTAGAGAATCCGAGCAACAGAGTTTAGTTGACTTACATCCTTGGAAAGAAGAGCTTCCATGTTAAAGTCCATTCTTGGATTCACAGTAGCTAACTTCATTGAAAGGAACTACAAAGGACATTAAACAAGTATAAGAACTCAGTAAAATTGTTTTACAGGCCCATAAAATTTAGGTGTGTTACAGTAAATTTAGCTACAGTTTGATAAAAAATGATTTACCTCAACTTGGCGTTGAAGTGATTGTACATAGTTAATAATCTCATCAAGCATCACAGCTTTTCCAGTCAcctattgttaaaaaaaaatcaatttttcatatcaaaattctaaatttaccagtaaaacaagaaaataaaaaaattcccaaaacaataaaaaattacctTATTGCAGCCTGGTACAAGATCTTGTAAAAGCTTCattctttcacttattttttctcttctcacCTGTCAAGTTGAATATAATAAGTCGTGTTAGCGAAAAAATATTATCATACCCGTATCAAATATTCAATCTGATACACAAAACGTGACATTACACATTTTTCGAGGATCTGACACGCAAAAAGGcgatattttcaaagaattcgaACAACATAGAGGAATTTGAATATATGTTGCTCAATTCCTTCAAAAATGTAGTCATATCCATATCAAATATTCAATCGACACACAAAACGTAACATTTCACATTTTTCGAGGATCTAACACGCAAAAggtgatattttcaaaaaatccGAATAACATAGAGGAATTTGAACATATGTTGCTCAATTCCTTCAAAAATGTAGTCATATCCGAACCAAATATTCAATCTAACATGTGACATTTCACATTTCACATTTAGGATCTGACAAGCAAAAGGCGATATTTTTCAAAGAATCCGAACCAAATAGAGGAATTTGACTATATGTTGCTCGATTCCTTCAAAAATATTATCACGCCCATATCAAACATTCAATTGATACGCAAGACGcgacaatttatattttttaaggatCTGACACGTAGAAAGCGACATTTTTAAAGAATTCGAGCAACGTAAAATGGAAGTGTGACATACTCTTTCAGCTAGACTATGTGCATCTGTGGCCTGTCCCCTTCTGGCTCTCACATGAATATAGTCCTTTGGTGGCTCTGGTGGCTTTtgattatctttattttcttctacaacagctttttcttcttcttttgctttattattattattattattatcattttcctCAGACTTACTTCTTTTGGCATTTGATTCATTTTTCTCCTGCAATAAAGTACAAAATTcacccaagaaaaaaaaaagtgttagtaCTACAAATTTTTCCAATTTTGGTTTAGTTAGGATTCCAAAAAAACATAACAGAATTAcaagaacataacaaaaaaaatataaaatttgatttcTCATGTGGTCACTCAATTGACATTTATTATATCAGAAAAAATGTAACATTCGATAACAACAATTAATTGAGTGAccatctaaaaaattaactgaaaTGGTACACAATTCAccaaaaaaaagtaatagtacTATGGTTTAGTTAGAATTACAAgaaacataaccaaaaaaaaaataataataattaatttctcATGTGACAACTCAATTGACATTTATTATATCAGAAAGATGTGATATTCTCAGATAATAACAATTAAGTGAGTGACCATATGAGAAATCTAACTCGAAGAAAATGTACATTACATTGGCAATCTTGGTTGATTTTCCCTTGGaaattgattttcttttccttgagCCAATTTCACCAGATGGGATTTGCTCAGAAACGGATGAATTTTCTCTTGAATTATCTCCAAATTGATCTGAATTTCTTTGAAGCAAATTGACatctttgaattcttggttactTGAAACTCTTGAAAGTTGTCCACTTTCCAAGTTTGTTGCAAAACAAGAAAATCTTGCTGCCCTTTCAACAAATCCAGGATCAGTAGTAAATTGTGTTGGTGGCAAATTCCCCATCATAGAAAGATTTAATTTTGGTGGGGAATTTAAAGGAGTACTATAACAAGAATTATTAGTACtactattattataattatttttgttgttatacaTGTTATGAGAATTTGGTGACATTTCTCTTGAATTACAAATACTTCCTAGTCTACCAATTAATTCCCTTAACacaaaattatcaccaccatgactactattactattactattattattattattaggaaTTGATGCAATTGGAGAGGACACCATTGAACTTAATGCAGACTCAAATGGATCAGAATTGTTATTGTTACTATTATCCAAatccaaatttggattaaagaaaCAATTTTGAAGTTGTTCATAACTACTAACAATTGTAGTGTTATCATCATTCATGAACAAATTTCCcttctccattttttttaaaaaaaagacaaatatcaAGAACTAATCAAGATGAAAAAAGGGTAGGAATTttcttggaaaaaaaaaaaatggacacACAATATATTTGTAAGTACTAAATTTAGAAGAAACAAGATTAGCTAGGAGAAAAAAATGGACACACTATTTTGCGACTTTTTTGATGTTTGAAGTCACTTAAAATTAGAAGATTATTATGATGATAGAGTGGGGGGAAAAGAGGTGAATTAGAAGAGGAAATGAGAAAAGTGAGATGGAAAAATATAGGGAGGAAAGTGAAGATGTAGTAGCAAAGAGGACAGATAAAGAAAATGGACAAGTCTTGTTTGACCTTTTTGTTGGGGTGGTGGGGGTTGGGGGTTGGAAGTTagggttgggggtgggggttatGAGTTGGAgtggttaaaaaaataaatgtctaATAATACTTGTTCGTTCAAAAAATAATTactccctttttttattttatttgtcagAATTTGATCGGAcacaaaatttatcaaattattctttattaaaaaatatattataattatttttaatt encodes the following:
- the LOC107864400 gene encoding transcription factor bHLH78 isoform X1 — translated: MEKGNLFMNDDNTTIVSSYEQLQNCFFNPNLDLDNSNNNNSDPFESALSSMVSSPIASIPNNNNNSNSNSSHGGDNFVLRELIGRLGSICNSREMSPNSHNMYNNKNNYNNSSTNNSCYSTPLNSPPKLNLSMMGNLPPTQFTTDPGFVERAARFSCFATNLESGQLSRVSSNQEFKDVNLLQRNSDQFGDNSRENSSVSEQIPSGEIGSRKRKSISKGKSTKIANEKNESNAKRSKSEENDNNNNNNKAKEEEKAVVEENKDNQKPPEPPKDYIHVRARRGQATDAHSLAERVRREKISERMKLLQDLVPGCNKVTGKAVMLDEIINYVQSLQRQVEFLSMKLATVNPRMDFNMEALLSKDMFQSRGSLAHNMMYQSENSTQAFPYGFQSQPNQNFQKGTDFPFPINSLNNNLMRNSNMQLPPLDGFVEPTPQVPTFFEDDLNSVVQMGFGQNQNQSFPGNIPNSQMKVEL
- the LOC107864400 gene encoding transcription factor bHLH78 isoform X2 — translated: MEKGNLFMNDDNTTIVSSYEQLQNCFFNPNLDLDNSNNNNSDPFESALSSMVSSPIASIPNNNNNSNSNSSHGGDNFVLRELIGRLGSICNSREMSPNSHNMYNNKNNYNNSSTNNSCYSTPLNSPPKLNLSMMGNLPPTQFTTDPGFVERAARFSCFATNLESGQLSRVSSNQEFKDVNLLQRNSDQFGDNSRENSSVSEQIPSGEIGSRKRKSISKGKSTKIANEKNESNAKRSKSEENDNNNNNNKAKEEEKAVVEENKDNQKPPEPPKDYIHVRARRGQATDAHSLAERVRREKISERMKLLQDLVPGCNKVTGKAVMLDEIINYVQSLQRQVEFLSMKLATVNPRMDFNMEALLSKDMFQSRGSLAHNMMYQSENSTQAFPYGFQSQPNQNFQKGTDFPFPINSLNNNLMRNSNMQLPPLDGFVEPTPQVPTFFEDDLNSVVQMGFGQNQNQSFPG